The Triticum dicoccoides isolate Atlit2015 ecotype Zavitan chromosome 6A, WEW_v2.0, whole genome shotgun sequence genome has a window encoding:
- the LOC119319095 gene encoding fasciclin-like arabinogalactan protein 8 — MLVDTGVARSINAQKKVTVLAANNTGLPTAALRRLPHPFLGDLLSLHVVLDFLDPEKLDALRLGRTGKGSKVTTLLPGDELKLLRVAGGEKGRITFSYAGPIGTGPQPLNATLLRVVTAQAFNVMVLQVSGLVLPGMMPATTASPFDVIKILSSYPEYSAFSSLLTQTGLARAINEHPIVTILAVNNTALSNELQGLPRLPMPALADLLALHAVLDFLDQERLDALRQGRTGDGSIVTTMLQGTGAGARGRGVGFVRVSGGDTSRITFSSGAPGGGARRNSTLVKVVTSQAFSVLVLQVSDLILPPGIVAPAPGPQIPRARHMSLPPTPAPAPMQQVPSPGMPEPEPEVPDTTPPPSTVIPIPSVHGGVAAKIPEAAAGRGAVGSWWSGAGAALGIMACLLGRL, encoded by the coding sequence ATGCTGGTCGACACGGGAGTGGCCCGCTCcatcaacgcccagaagaaggtcaCCGTGCTCGCCGCCAACAACACCGGCCTCCccaccgccgccctccgccgcctcccgcaccCGTTCCTCGGCGACCTCCTCTCGCTCCACGTCGTCCTCGACTTCCTCGACCCGGAGAAGCTCGACGCGCTGCGGCTTGGGCGCACGGGCAAGGGCTCCAAGGTCACCACGCTGCTGCCGGGAGACGAGCTGAAGCTCCTCCGCGTCGCCGGCGGCGAGAAGGGCCGCATCACCTTCTCCTACGCCGGGCCCATCGGGACCGGGCCGCAGCCACTGAATGCCACGCTCCTCAGGGTCGTCACCGCGCAGGCGTTCAACGTCATGGTGCTCCAGGTGAGCGGCCTCGTCCTCCCGGGGATGATGCCCGCCACGACCGCCTCCCCATTCGACGTAATCAAGATCCTCTCCTCCTACCCGGAGTACAGCGCCTTCAGCTCCCTGCTCACCCAGACCGGGCTCGCGCGCGCCATCAACgagcaccccattgtcaccatcctCGCCGTCAACAACACCGCGCTCTCCAACGAGCTCCAAGGCCTGCCGCGCCTCCCTATGCCGGCGCTCGCCGACCTGCTCGCGCTCCACGCAGTCCTCGACTTCCTCGACCAGGAGAGGCTCGACGCGCTGCGCCAGGGCCGAACGGGCGACGGATCCATCGTCACGACGATGCTCCAGGGGACCGGAGCCGGCGCGCGGGGCCGCGGCGTCGGGTTCGTCCGCGTGTCCGGAGGCGACACCAGCCGCATCACGTTCTCCTCTGGCGCGCCGGGCGGGGGCGCGCGACGCAACTCCACGCTTGTCAAGGTGGTCACCTCGCAGGCGTTCAGCGTGCTGGTGCTCCAGGTGAGCGACCTCATCCTCCCGCCTGGCATCGTCGCGCCCGCACCCGGACCGCAGATCCCGAGGGCTAGGCACATGTCGCTGCCTCCCACCCCGGCCCCAGCGCCGATGCAGCAGGTCCCGTCCCCGGGCATGCCGGAGCCTGAACCGGAAGTGCCGGACACCACGCCGCCGCCATCTACGGTCATCCCGATACCAAGTGTGCACGGCGGCGTGGCGGCCAAGATACCAGAAGCCGCGGCCGGACGCGGAGCGGTGGGGAGCTGGTGGAGCGGTGCCGGTGCGGCGTTGGGGATCATGGCCTGCCTGCTTGGACGTTTGTAA